A segment of the Candidatus Pelagisphaera phototrophica genome:
GAGTGCGGCGTTCTTGCTTAAGGTCGCCATGAAGAACTGCCGCTCGTATTCCGTGCTTAGACAGTTTGGCGGTGATGTTGGCGGCTCTTCGTTTTGTGGCTACGAAGACAAGCACTCGGGACAAGTTTTCGGTTTTGAGCAAGTGGCGGAGCAATGCGGTACGTTCGCCCCGATCCACTTCGATCGCCCGTTGTTGGATATTCTCTCCTGGGGTCGATTCAGTCTCTAGTTGGATTTTCTCGGGATCGTTGAGGATCGCATTTGAAATTTCAACGACCGCTGGAGGGAAGGTGGCAGAGAAAAGGAGATTCTGACGAAGCGTAGGGAGTTGCTTGAGGATTGCATCGATCTGGTCAGCGAATCCGAGGGCGAGGAGTCGATCGGCCTCGTCCAGAACGAGTAGCGTCACCTGCGAGAGATCGATCGCCTGACGTTCGACGAGGTCGAGTAGTCGACCTGGTGTGGCGACTATCACGTGGGGCCTTGCTTGTGCGGCTTCGATCTGGGGATCGATATCCACCCCTCCGAAGATTGCGAGGTATCGAGGAACGGGTGTCATCGATTGACTGTAATCTCGAAGCGCGTTCTCAACTTGATCGGCAAGTTCACGGGTAGGAACGAGAATTAGGCTGTTTTCCTGGATCTCGTTTAGCGATGAGTGGGCGAAACGCTGCAGTATAGGAAGAACGAAAGCCGCGGTTTTTCCCGAGCCGGTTTCAGCCGCGGCGATTAGGTCCTTTCCTTGCATCACAAGCGGGATAGCCTTTTCCTGAATGGGAGTCGGGATAGCGTGGCCTTGCACTTCGACAGAGCGAAGCAATGAAGCCGAAAGTTTGAGGGAATCGAATGACACGCTGGGAAGATTGGCGTCTCAACGGCCCTCAGCAATGGCAATCGTATCGAGCTATCAGTTATTCGCAAAGCAAGCGGTCAATCTCTGGCAGTCGTTTTAGGACACTGATTTCCTCGATGTCCGCTCGTCTGCCGCTTTCATGACTGCTTGGAAGGGGACTTGGTCCAGGGCACCGAAAAGGGGATCACGAGTGGTTCGGCTGCGGCTAAGTTTGGGGGAGGATATACCGCAGAGAAAACGAGCGTATTCTCGTGGAGATTTTTGACCCACGGGCTGTTGTTTCAGTATCTGGCCGATCTGAGTCAGTTCTTCGTCGCTAAGAGCTCGCTCGGGGTTGCGGATGGGGACGGTCTGGCTTGTTTGGCAATAACTGCAATGTCCGCAAGGTTGGCCTAGGTCCTCCCCAAAATATTTCAAGACAGCACTCGTTTTGCACGATTCGATGTTGAGCAGCTCGATGACCTGTTGCGTGCGTTCGATATTGAGAGTCTCATTGCGAAAGACCTTTTCCGAAAGGGACTGGATGACGACCTCAAGCAGGGGCCGCTCCAGCAATCGCAATCCCTGTCTCAATCCACTTACCCCAACTTCCAAGTTTCCGCTTTCTTCCAGGTAGTTGAAGGCCTTAACGATTCGGTTTCGGTCTTCCCCAAGATTTGAAGCGGCAGTATCCAGATTTATATAGCTCCACTTTTGCTTCTCGACGGACTGGTCGAATAGCCCCTGAAGGAATTTCTGACGAACCGGGTCGAATTTATCCAGTATTTCGTTTTTGGGAACGATGTAGTTGAATTTATATTCGCTATAGAAAGGAGCGGTAAACTTTATGACTCCATCGAGTTCCAGATAAGTTAGCAATGTGCTTAGAACGAGGGGGCGAATATCGGTTTGCTGCGATAG
Coding sequences within it:
- a CDS encoding DEAD/DEAH box helicase; translation: MSFDSLKLSASLLRSVEVQGHAIPTPIQEKAIPLVMQGKDLIAAAETGSGKTAAFVLPILQRFAHSSLNEIQENSLILVPTRELADQVENALRDYSQSMTPVPRYLAIFGGVDIDPQIEAAQARPHVIVATPGRLLDLVERQAIDLSQVTLLVLDEADRLLALGFADQIDAILKQLPTLRQNLLFSATFPPAVVEISNAILNDPEKIQLETESTPGENIQQRAIEVDRGERTALLRHLLKTENLSRVLVFVATKRRAANITAKLSKHGIRAAVLHGDLKQERRTRALENFKAGKTQVLMATDLAARGIDIANLPCVVNYDLPRSAADYVHRIGRTGRAGQSGIAVSFISIGDHQHFQLIEKRHEMKIERERIEGFIPTQWDPNALPSPSAPIKGKRKSKKDKSREAAARKSRSRASENQELDSTQTPLPEPIEEDTKEQVAMTPNERVIEKPIPAESAKLPEQAAEPVAPPARKEPRPSREIQPEKSVSDPWAQALKKIREKD